In the Paenibacillus sp. FSL R7-0337 genome, GGATTTCACCCATAAGCAAGCAGGAGAATCCATCGGGCAACAGGATATTGAACAGGCGCTTGAGCGGATCGGGTATACACTGAAGCCGCTGGATATTGTGCTGATCCGTACAGGTGCGGACCGGCACTGGGGAACCCCCCGGTATCTCACGGATTATCCGGGCATGAGCAGGGAGGCTACAGCATTCCTGACCGGGCAAGGCATCAGGCTGATGGGCATCGACAGCTACGGGTTCGACCGTCCGTTCAAGCATATGATCAGCGATTATAAGCGGACCGGCGACAACGCCTATCTGTTCCCCGCTCACTTCTGGGGCAGAGAACAGACGTATTGCCATATGGAGCGCCTGGCGAATCTGGACCGGATTCCGGTGGCATACGGGTTCAAGGTCGCTTGCTTTCCGATCAAGATCAGGCAGGCCGGTGCGGCCTGGGTAAGGGTAGTAGCCATTATTGAGTAGTACATCACAAGTTAAGTGAAACGAGTCACATACCAATCACATAATCCAAGAGGAGGAATTAGGGATGAATTATGAATTTGAGCTTAAGGTTACGGGTGTTAAGGGGCATTGCCGGGCAGGGCATAAGGAAGGGGATATCATGAAGGTCTCCCCGTTGAACGCAGGGAATCTGTGTGGAACGGCGTTTCATGCGGTCTTTCCGATGC is a window encoding:
- a CDS encoding cyclase family protein encodes the protein MTVQFIDLSVPMEQNPGELAPYGFEQTGHQEGADRFARQFDGSRKDFPGEEFLNMEMITASTHTGTHFDAPLHFGSTSEGEPAASIDEVPLEWCFGDGVVLDFTHKQAGESIGQQDIEQALERIGYTLKPLDIVLIRTGADRHWGTPRYLTDYPGMSREATAFLTGQGIRLMGIDSYGFDRPFKHMISDYKRTGDNAYLFPAHFWGREQTYCHMERLANLDRIPVAYGFKVACFPIKIRQAGAAWVRVVAIIE